One genomic region from Xyrauchen texanus isolate HMW12.3.18 chromosome 16, RBS_HiC_50CHRs, whole genome shotgun sequence encodes:
- the jkamp gene encoding JNK1/MAPK8-associated membrane protein: MAVAVAVAMSSTCPGLYCGRTIINESIEGECGVCPRGQRTNIQKICEKCTGSPELYDWLYLGFMAMLPLVLHWFFIEWYSGKKSSSALFQHITALFECTAAAVVTLLLSDPVGLLAIRSCKVKMLSDWYTMLYNPSPDYVTTLHCTQEAVFPLYTIVLIYYAFCLAFMMMLRPLLVKKIACGLGKTDRFKSIYAALYFFPILTVLQAVGGGLLYYAFPFIILVLSLVTLAVYMSASEIQSFKNLVAKKKRLVVLFSHWLLHAYGIISISRLDKLEQDLPLLALVPGPALFYLLTARFTEPNRILSEGGNGH; encoded by the exons ATGG CTGTAGCTGTAGCAGTAGCAATGAGCTCGACCTGTCCTGGGCTGTACTGTGGAAGAACCATCATAAACGAGTCCATTGAAGGAGAATGTGGG GTTTGCCCTCGTGGCCAGAGGACAAACATCCAGAAGATTTGCGAGAAATGCACTGGATCTCCTGAGCTATATGATTGGCTGTACTTGGGTTTCATGGCCATGCTGCCTCTAGTCCTTCACTGGTTCTTTATTGAGTGGTATTCGGGGAAGAAAAG TTCCAGTGCACTTTTCCAGCATATCACTGCCCTGTTTGAGTGCACGGCTGCTGCTGTAGTGACTCTGCTGCTCAGCGATCCTGTTGGCCTGCTAGCCATTCGCTCCTGTAAGGTTAAGATGCTTTCTGATTGGTACACCATGCTGTACAACCCCAGCCCTGACTATGTGACCACACTGCACTGCACGCAGGAGGCCGTGTTCCCTCT GTACACCATTGTGTTGATCTACTACGCCTTCTGTCTGGCCTTTATGATGATGCTGCGGCCTCTGTTGGTTAAAAAGATTGCGTGTGGTTTAGGCAAGACGGATCGTTTCAAAAGCATCTACGCAGCGCTCTATTTCTTCCCTATTCTGACTGTACTCCAGGCTGTTGGGGGAGGTCTTCTAT ATTATGCATTCCCTTTTATTATTTTGGTCTTATCTTTGGTCACCTTGGCTGTTTATATGTCCGCTTCGGAGATACAG TCTTTCAAAAACCTTGTCGCTAAGAAGAAAAGGCTTGTGGTTCTCTTCAGCCATTGGCTTCTGCATGCCTATGGTATCATCTCAATTTCCCGACTGGATAAACTGGAGCAAGATTTGCCTCTGTTGGCTCTTGTGCCTGGACCTGCCCTATTCTACTTACTGACAGCAAGGTTCACAGAGCCAAACAGAATTCTATCTGAGGGTGGAAATGGACACTGA
- the ccdc175 gene encoding myosin-11 → MAECLVPDVPAVIIALKNLSELDKRLREEGVSFSQEASHHLREIAEAIKELESSRKTAREKLEVETIETSKLRQRIMNLEDDIRTEISASVSAARICNAAEMNRLNSELKNIVHDIESVEQRQQLLEQENTVFFQDKDNVKGNYKDAIDKLNQLLSDKASKQILLSEKKKEIKSLKDQILQVQTAWNDLKEDMIQKSKTFPERKHSLEMEIEKIVLEIKEQRKINALKHTEIKLITSELQDKEETITQCNIHISQLEKNIARLTASKIKCKECLHEKISKTEELDQQKVFHEKGLLELAEAFEQKVQALQEQITEIENKMEEEQKIKRALSEAIANLSDIFSTQRKEEDDAIAKQRSLTKRLEESKQRHEEHIMSTAKCKIEIKNMKEEMRQLHESNIIGVDLFKKSLEELESQLAKEHISRVASEAEKEKISQSLKTLKEKHEEHLSEANAAIKLTKKRYKELLEEEKKLQDHVLLSSVIEGLTEKLANADKERIQMEMDYQAEIQQFTRDAESITQARQEKEQELKVQESILEKVESQFDIDHLRHQILQKQTAELKSQTKYFKLSIQEVTMQTAALLEPKEDLKRELETMRAKHIEMLSFHTAEICAIEKNIYENGVMLEQVNMENSRLHLCIEQMKEDISNAKKEKEKYTQEAEWMKDAVQSLFKSLMDVFATEIVLTEESAERDQKVMETIGKLVVKIQKRKHHISDINNRQENELMGIRSMLENPNYKRLEINSPIIN, encoded by the exons ATGGCGGAATGTTTGGTGCCAGATGTCCCTGCTGTAATAATCGCCTTGAAGAATTTAAGCGAATTAG ATAAACGACTGAGAGAAGAAGGTGTTTCATTTAGTCAAGAAGCAAGTCACCACCTGAGAGAAATAGCTGAAGCCATTAAAGAGctg gaATCATCCAGAAAAACTGCACGTGAGAAACTTGAGGTGGAAACCATTGAGACAAGCAAGCTTCGACAACGAATAATGAACCTAGAGGATGATATCAGGACTGAAATATCAG cttCTGTTTCTGCTGCGAGAATATGCAATGCTGCAGAGATGAATCGACTTAATTCTGAGCTGAAAAATATAGTTCATGATATAGAGTCTGTGGAGCAGAGGCAGCAACTCCTTGAACAAGAAAATACTGTTTTTTT TCAAGATAAAGACAATGTCAAAGGAAACTATAAAGATGCCATTGATAAGCTGAACCAGCTGCTGTCAGATAAAGCCAGTAAGCAGATTCTGCTATCAGAAAAAAAGAAGGAGATCAAGTCATTAAAGGACCAAATTCTCCAGGTGCAAACAGCATGGAATGACCTTAAAGAAGACATGATACAGAAGAGTAAAACATTTCCTGAAAGAAAACACTCTTTGGAAATGGAG ATAGAGAAAATTGTTCTTGAGATTaaagaacaaagaaaaatcaatgcATTAAAGCACaccgagattaaactcattacatcAGAACTCCAAGACAAGGAGGAGACAATCACACAGTGTAATATT CATATCTCACAACTGGAGAAAAATATTGCTAGACTGACTGCATCAAAAATTAAGTGTAAAGAATGTCTCCATGAGAAGATCAGTAAGACAGAGGAACTTGATCAGCAAAA GGTGTTTCATGAAAAAGGACTGCTCGAATTGGCAGAAGCATTTGAACAGAAAGTCCAGGCCCTTCAAGAGCAAATCACAGAG ATTGAAAACAAGATGGAGGAGGAACAAAAAATTAAACGTGCTCTGTCAGAGGCCATAGCTAATCTGTCAGACATATTCAGCACTCAGAGGAAAGAGGAAGATGATGCGATTGCCAAACAACGTAGTCTGACCAAACG gttagagGAATCTAAACAGAGACATGAGGAACACATTATGTCCACTGCCAAatgtaaaattgaaataaaaaatatgaaagaagAGATGAGACAGCTTCATGAATCTAACAT AATCGGTgtagatttgtttaaaaaaagcctGGAAGAATTGGAAAGTCAGTTAGCCAAAGAGCACATAAGCAG GGTAGCATCTGAGGCTGAGAAAGAGAAAATTTCTCAGTCTCTCAAGACTCTTAAAGAGAAACATGAAGAGCATTTAAGCGAGGCCAACGCAGCCATCAAACTAACAAAGAAGAGATATAAAGAACTGCTTGAGGAG GAGAAGAAACTTCAAGATCATGTGTTATTGAGTTCAGTGATCGAGGGCCTTACAGAGAAGCTGGCAAATGCTGACAAAGAAAGAATACAAATGGAAATGGACTACCAGGCAGAAATTCAACAGTTTACA AGGGACGCAGAATCAATCACACAAGCTCGCCAAGAGAAAGAGCAGGAGCTCAAGGTCCAGGAGTCAATTTTAGAGAAGGTTGAGTCTCAGTTTGATATTGATCATCTCAGACATCAGATTTTACAGAAACAAACAGCAG AGTTGAAAagccaaacaaaatattttaagctCTCGATTCAGGAAGTCACAATGCAGACTGCAGCTCTGCTAGAACCAAAG GAAGACTTAAAGAGAGAGTTGGAGACCATGAGGGCAAAGCATATTGAGATGTTATCTTTTCACACTGCAGAGATATGTGCCATTGAAAAAAACATATATGAGAACGGGGTTATGCTGGAACAAGTTAATATGGAAAACAGTCGTCTGCATCTG TGTATTGAGCAAATGAAGGAAGACATATctaatgcaaaaaaagaaaaggagaagtATACTCAAGAGGCCGAGTGGATGAAAGACGCAGTGCAGTCCCTTTTTA AGAGTCTGATGGATGTCTTTGCTACAGAAATCGTGCTTACTGAG GAATCTGCAGAGAGAGACCAAAAGGTCATGGAGACCATAGGCAAACTCGTGGTCAAGATTCAGAAAAGGAAACATCACATCAGTGACATCAATAACAGGCAGGAGAATGAGTTAATGGGCATACGGTCTATGTTAGAGAATCCAAACTACAAAAGACTGGAAATTAACAGTCCCATAATAAATTAG